The following are encoded together in the Lathyrus oleraceus cultivar Zhongwan6 chromosome 3, CAAS_Psat_ZW6_1.0, whole genome shotgun sequence genome:
- the LOC127126006 gene encoding protein NRT1/ PTR FAMILY 5.2 gives MAVVEEKGQEKYTEDGTVDLQGRPVLRSKSGRWKACSFIVVYEIFERMAYFGIATNLVVYLTNKLHEGTVESSNSVSNWSGSVWLMPIAGAYVADAYLGRYWTFVISSCIYLMGMCLLTLAVSLPSLRPPQCAQGILDQDCPKASPLQKGIFFLALYIISIGTGGTKPNISTLGADQFDEFDTKERFYKLSFFNWWVSSIMIGVLFSSTFLVYIQDNVGWAFGYGLPTIGLAISITIFLVGTPFYRHRLPSGSPMTKMLQVFVAAMRKWKTLVPKDPNELHELSIEEYACSYKNKIDHTFFLRILDRAAVKTGETSSWRLCTVTQVEETKQMIKMIPILILTIIPNTMLGQSFTLFIKQGITLDRRMGHNFEIPPSSLVTFIVVFMLISIVAYDRVFVPMIRRYTKNPRGITILQRLGIGLMLHVIMMIISCLVERKRLRVARENNLLGLHDKLPLSIFILLPQYALTGIAESFVENSKMDFFYDQAPQSMKSLGTSYTTTSLGLGNFLSTFLLSVVADITRKEGSKGWILDNLNISRLDYYYAFLVALSVLNFLCFLVVSKLYVYNVDVRQNKSCLEMNPADSSLDKSRISQSSRR, from the exons ATGGCAGTAGTTGAAGAAAAAGGTCAAGAGAAGTACACTGAAGATGGCACAGTAGACTTACAAGGTAGACCTGTTTTAAGATCAAAATCTGGAAGATGGAAAGCATGTTCTTTTATAGTAG TGTATGAAATATTTGAGAGAATGGCTTATTTTGGGATAGCAACAAATTTAGTGGTGTATCTTACAAACAAGCTTCATGAGGGTACTGTGGAATCTTCAAACAGCGTTAGCAATTGGTCGGGTTCGGTTTGGTTGATGCCAATCGCAGGAGCTTACGTAGCTGATGCCTATCTTGGTCGATATTGGACCTTCGTGATTTCATCATGCATTTATCTCATG GGCATGTGTTTATTGACTCTAGCAGTTTCACTACCATCATTGAGACCACCACAATGTGCACAAGGTATCCTAGACCAAGATTGCCCTAAGGCATCACCATTGCAAAAAGGTATATTTTTCCTTGCCTTGTACATCATTTCCATAGGCACAGGTGGAACCAAGCCAAACATATCTACTCTTGGAGCAGACCAATTTGATGAGTTTGATACCAAAGAGAGATTCTATAAACTCTCTTTTTTCAATTGGTGGGTTTCTAGCATTATGATCGGTGTCCTTTTCTCCAGTACTTTTTTGGTTTACATACAAGACAACGTCGGTTGGGCCTTTGGATACGGGCTTCCAACCATCGGGCTCGCTATTTCGATAACAATATTTTTGGTAGGGACGCCGTTTTATAGGCACAGACTTCCCTCAGGCAGCCCTATGACTAAGATGCTTCAAGTCTTTGTGGCTGCTATGAGAAAATGGAAAACACTTGTTCCGAAAGATCCTAACGAGCTACATGAGCTAAGTATCGAAGAGTACGCATGTAGCTACAAAAACAAAATTGATCACACATTCTTCTTGAG AATTCTTGACAGAGCGGCGGTAAAAACGGGCGAAACTTCTTCATGGAGGCTTTGTACAGTGACACAAGTTGAGGAAACCAAgcaaatgataaaaatgattCCTATTTTGATTTTAACAATTATTCCAAACACAATGCTAGGACAATCATTCACACTCTTTATTAAACAAGGCATCACACTAGATAGGAGAATGGGGCATAATTTCGAAATTCCACCATCAAGTCTCGTAACATTTATAGTTGTCTTTATGTTGATAAGCATTGTAGCCTATGATCGTGTTTTCGTACCTATGATCCGACGCTACACGAAGAATCCTAGAGGCATCACAATCCTACAAAGACTAGGAATTGGCCTAATGCTGCATGTAATCATGATGATAATCTCATGTTTGGTTGAGAGGAAGAGACTCCGTGTTGCAAGAGAAAACAACCTCTTAGGCTTGCATGATAAGCTTCCTCTTAGTATTTTCATTCTTCTCCCTCAATATGCTTTGACAGGGATTGCAGAAAGCTTTGTAGAAAATTCTAAGATGGATTTTTTCTATGATCAAGCACCACAAAGCATGAAAAGTCTTGGAACATCATATACAACAACGAGTTTGGGTTTAGGAAATTTTCTAAGTACTTTTCTTCTCTCGGTTGTTGCTGATATCACCCGAAAAGAAGGTTCTAAAGGTTGGATTTTGGATAACCTAAACATATCCCGTTTAGATTATTATTACGCATTCTTGGTGGCACTAAGCGTACTCAACTTCCTTTGCTTTCTAGTTGTTTCGAAGCTATATGTATATAATGTTGATGTAAGACAAAACAAATCATGCTTGGAGATGAACCCTGCTGATTCATCTCTGGACAAGTCTAGAATAAGCCAAAGCAGTAGAAGATAA
- the LOC127129017 gene encoding protein NRT1/ PTR FAMILY 5.2 codes for MAMVGENGLARGSEDYTQDGTVDLKGRPVLRSNTGRWRACSFIVGYEMIERMAYYGIASNLVLYLTKKLHEGTVKSSNHVTNWAGTVWIMPAAGAYIADAYLGRYWTFVISSAIYFLGMCLLTLTVSLPTLKPPPCATGIADKDCQRASSLQIGIFFFALYIIAAGTGGTKPNISTIGADQFDEFEPKEKSQKLSFYNWWVFYILIGTIFAQTVLVYVQDNVGFALGYGIPTIGLGVSILIFVLGTPLYRHRLPSGSPLTRMVQVFVASMRKWKVNVPIDSKELHEVTLEEYTSKGRYRINHSSSMRFLDKAAVKTGQTSPWMLCTVTQIEETKQMAKMIPILITTCIPSIIIAQTTTLFIKQGTTLDRSMGPHFEIPPACLIAFVNIFMLISIVMYDRVFVPAIRRYTKNPRGITMLQRLGTGLVMHVIIMVVACLIERKRLTVARENSLLGALDTVPLTIFILVPQFALTGIADTFVDVAKLEFFYDQAPEAMKSLGTSYFTTTLSIGNFSSTFLLSSVAYFTSKHGHKGWILDNLNVSRLDYYYAFLALLSLINFICFFVVAKFFVYNDDVTQTKTTDFEMNPASSHS; via the exons GATATGAAATGATTGAAAGAATGGCATACTATGGGATAGCATCAAATCTAGTGTTATATCTAACAAAGAAGCTCCATGAAGGTACTGTCAAATCTTCAAACCATGTCACCAACTGGGCAGGTACAGTTTGGATCATGCCAGCTGCTGGAGCTTACATAGCCGACGCCTATCTTGGCCGATATTGGACCTTTGTCATATCATCCGCCATTTACTTTTTG GGAATGTGCTTATTGACTCTAACAGTATCACTACCAACGCTAAAACCACCCCCATGCGCCACTGGTATAGCAGACAAGGATTGCCAAAGAGCTTCATCATTACAGATTGGTATTTTCTTCTTTGCTTTGTACATCATTGCAGCCGGCACAGGAGGAACTAAGCCCAACATTTCAACCATTGGAGCAGACCAATTTGATGAGTTTGAGCCTAAAGAGAAATCCCAAAAACTTTCCTTTTACAACTGGTGGGTGTTTTATATCTTAATTGGAACCATTTTCGCCCAAACGGTATTGGTTTACGTTCAAGACAATGTTGGTTTTGCACTTGGTTATGGGATTCCCACCATTGGACTTGGTGTTTCCATATTGATATTTGTGTTAGGAACTCCACTTTATAGACATAGATTACCCTCTGGAAGCCCTTTAACAAGAATGGTTCAAGTCTTTGTGGCTTCTATGAGAAAGTGGAAGGTAAATGTCCCAATTGATTCAAAAGAGCTACATGAGGTGACTTTGGAAGAGTATACTAGTAAAGGAAGGTATAGAATTAATCACAGCTCCTCAATGAG ATTCCTTGACAAAGCTGCAGTGAAGACTGGCCAAACTTCACCATGGATGCTTTGTACTGTGACACAAATTGAAGAAACCAAACAAATGGCAAAAATGATACCTATATTGATTACAACATGTATACCAAGCATAATTATAGCTCAAACAACCACACTTTTCATAAAACAAGGCACAACTCTAGATAGGAGTATGGGGCCTCATTTTGAAATCCCTCCAGCATGTCTCATAGCATTTGTAAATATCTTCATGCTGATAAGCATTGTAATGTACGACCGCGTTTTTGTTCCTGCGATCCGACGATACACAAAGAATCCGAGAGGGATCACAATGCTACAAAGACTAGGAACCGGCCTTGTGATGCATGTCATCATAATGGTTGTCGCGTGCCTTATTGAAAGGAAGAGACTAACGGTTGCTAGAGAAAACAGCCTCTTGGGAGCGCTCGATACAGTCCCTCTTACTATTTTCATTCTCGTCCCTCAATTCGCTTTGACGGGGATTGCAGATACATTTGTGGATGTTGCGAAGCTAGAATTCTTTTATGATCAAGCACCTGAAGCCATGAAGAGTCTTGGAACGTCATACTTCACAACAACATTGAGCATTGGAAACTTTTCGAGTACTTTTCTTCTATCAAGTGTTGCTTATTTCACAAGTAAACATGGTCATAAGGGTTGGATTTTGGATAATCTAAATGTCTCTCGTTTAGATTATTATTATGCTTTTTTGGCCTTGTTGAGTTTGATCAATTTCATTTGCTTCTTTGTTGTTGCCAAATTCTTTGTATATAATGATGATGTAACACAAACCAAAACAACAGACTTTGAGATGAACCCTGCTTCATCTCACAGCTAG